Proteins encoded in a region of the Paenibacillus sp. E222 genome:
- a CDS encoding sensor histidine kinase, producing MKTSRLKLKHQIWLIFYFAIVIFTVMVLYFFNSFSHLTQNRAANFGNQMIEQTRSKIDTVFNDIRVSTGIAVNSKLIQEYTVVDDDYKRAFDSGNYALDLMDYMRSFNSYVSGIVIDDVRGKQLYSLDSSGGDIFFLKRYESFIRTYKKDPSLREKGQFTTTLKDDSTGSEQFFYIAPILESIGGIYFSQITGYFTVMVNMDKLQGLVENTELTPHSTLYILDSQDEVIASTNAKTRGMLFKDVLSMNKDNLLNGVNTTIDGERILVQVKGLEQADGWRIVSLIPVHELTADMNPMRKVSIIVGIGIILILIMMGIFFMNSLMNPVMGLVMDMKRVGRRDRGFRIKVRSTNEVGSLARDINRMMDEMEEMTRDMFNTQARLYKSELSQKQAEFSALQSQINPHFLYNTLNCISSIGLEYGSREIAQMTSSMSKIFRYSIKQDELVQIKEEVDCIQAYIKIISIRYDNKFSMNVDVEERLLELRTPKMILQPIVENSVYHGLERMDQGGRLEVTGSMDEQGDVCFCIRDTGKGMEPEELAALQAKLDTDYPERAQDGQPSQSIGLTNIHNRLRLLFGERYGITIESRIGYGTTVVVKIPSLE from the coding sequence ATGAAGACCAGTAGACTGAAATTGAAACATCAGATATGGCTTATCTTTTATTTCGCTATCGTTATATTTACAGTCATGGTGTTGTATTTCTTCAATAGCTTCTCTCATCTAACCCAGAATAGGGCCGCCAATTTTGGAAACCAAATGATAGAGCAAACGCGAAGCAAGATTGATACCGTGTTTAATGATATCCGGGTCAGCACCGGCATTGCGGTCAACAGCAAACTGATTCAGGAATATACCGTAGTGGATGATGATTACAAAAGGGCGTTTGATAGCGGTAATTATGCACTGGATCTCATGGATTATATGAGATCCTTTAATTCGTATGTGAGCGGAATTGTCATTGATGACGTTCGGGGGAAGCAGCTTTACAGTCTGGATTCCTCGGGCGGCGATATTTTCTTTCTAAAACGTTACGAAAGCTTTATCCGGACGTATAAGAAGGACCCTTCGCTTCGGGAAAAGGGGCAGTTCACCACTACTTTAAAAGACGATAGCACGGGATCGGAACAGTTTTTTTATATCGCGCCGATTTTGGAATCTATTGGTGGCATCTATTTCTCGCAAATAACGGGTTACTTCACCGTAATGGTTAATATGGACAAGCTTCAGGGGCTTGTGGAAAATACGGAATTGACGCCGCACTCCACTTTGTACATTCTGGACAGCCAGGATGAGGTTATTGCGTCCACGAATGCCAAGACACGAGGCATGTTGTTCAAGGATGTACTGTCTATGAATAAGGACAACCTGCTTAACGGCGTGAACACAACCATCGACGGGGAACGTATTCTCGTTCAGGTCAAAGGTTTGGAGCAGGCGGATGGGTGGCGAATTGTTAGTTTGATTCCGGTTCATGAACTAACTGCGGACATGAACCCTATGAGGAAGGTCAGCATTATCGTGGGGATCGGGATTATTCTCATTCTGATTATGATGGGCATTTTCTTCATGAATAGCCTGATGAATCCGGTGATGGGGCTTGTTATGGATATGAAGAGGGTAGGGAGAAGGGACAGGGGCTTCCGAATTAAAGTCCGCTCTACCAATGAAGTAGGCTCGCTGGCTCGCGATATCAATCGGATGATGGATGAGATGGAGGAAATGACAAGGGATATGTTTAATACCCAAGCCAGATTGTACAAATCCGAGCTCAGCCAGAAGCAAGCGGAGTTTTCTGCCCTGCAGAGCCAGATCAACCCGCATTTCCTGTATAATACGCTGAATTGCATCAGCAGCATCGGATTGGAATACGGAAGCAGGGAAATCGCGCAAATGACGTCAAGCATGTCCAAAATTTTCCGGTACAGCATCAAGCAAGATGAGCTTGTGCAGATCAAGGAAGAAGTGGACTGTATTCAGGCCTATATAAAGATTATCTCTATTCGGTATGATAATAAATTCTCTATGAACGTGGATGTGGAAGAGCGGCTGCTTGAGTTGAGAACTCCCAAGATGATTCTCCAGCCTATTGTCGAGAATTCCGTCTATCACGGGCTCGAGCGGATGGACCAAGGGGGGCGGCTAGAGGTTACCGGGAGCATGGATGAGCAGGGGGATGTGTGCTTCTGTATCAGGGATACCGGAAAAGGAATGGAACCGGAGGAACTGGCCGCTCTCCAGGCTAAGCTGGACACGGATTATCCGGAACGCGCGCAAGACGGCCAACCGTCGCAAAGCATCGGATTAACCAATATCCATAACAGGCTTCGGCTCCTTTTCGGAGAGCGCTATGGGATCACCATAGAAAGCCGGATTGGCTATGGAACAACTGTAGTCGTTAAGATTCCGTCATTGGAATAG
- a CDS encoding extracellular solute-binding protein: protein MNTGIKKKAAILFSTALLAGVMAGCGGNNGNNEPAASNGGSPAAESSSGPVETLTVEVFDRGIQGQPDLNNNTWTKYVNEKFGKPNNAVVKFVSVPRSQEVDKLNVLMAANEAPDISFTYDGTTVTRFAKNNGLYTLDELLEKDGQQLKAYLGDTVLDYGKYDGKQVSIPAKRTLLAWNGLFIRKDWLDKLGLPVPTNKDELYDTLVAFRDKNPGNVNGVIPWATAAAGMNYTFGNLVPSFWSPMSEEEFVTTTNWLKPGNKDAYKWLNKLYAEKLISPDFALDKTAKQADADVTNGKVGFYGANWDYPMVQKIREPLKQNAPDANYVPIDAFKNAEGKYIKETYNENGLFSFIPKSSKHAELAMKYLNWMADPEVLFFLQFGEKGVNHTMVDGIPQGIAQTGENMQMSNLNLDYTLVVNGAELGDTEKNVKTYAAALATGDKDYEKMAVDSYKINTTDGYTGFYYGVPNEASIKYGKTLGDMNKQMTDRLIVVKPAEFDALYDKLVKEYMDAGGKAVQEENVKHYREIKESSK from the coding sequence GTGAATACTGGTATAAAGAAAAAAGCAGCCATTCTGTTTAGTACAGCGCTGCTTGCCGGTGTTATGGCAGGCTGCGGTGGGAATAACGGCAATAATGAACCGGCGGCATCAAACGGTGGATCCCCGGCAGCAGAATCATCTTCTGGTCCCGTTGAAACCTTGACTGTAGAAGTGTTCGATAGAGGGATTCAAGGACAGCCGGACTTGAATAACAACACGTGGACCAAATACGTCAACGAAAAATTCGGTAAGCCTAATAACGCCGTCGTAAAATTTGTTTCCGTGCCTCGTTCCCAGGAAGTCGACAAGCTGAACGTACTCATGGCTGCCAACGAAGCGCCAGATATTTCCTTCACCTACGACGGTACGACCGTAACCCGTTTTGCCAAAAACAATGGCCTTTATACGCTGGACGAATTGCTCGAGAAGGATGGCCAGCAATTGAAAGCTTATCTCGGCGATACCGTTCTTGACTACGGGAAATACGATGGCAAACAGGTCTCCATCCCGGCGAAGCGGACTTTGCTTGCCTGGAACGGATTGTTTATCCGCAAAGATTGGCTCGATAAGCTTGGACTGCCCGTTCCGACGAACAAGGACGAATTGTACGATACGCTCGTTGCCTTCCGCGACAAGAACCCCGGCAATGTAAATGGCGTCATTCCGTGGGCGACTGCGGCTGCCGGCATGAACTACACCTTTGGCAATCTGGTTCCATCCTTCTGGAGTCCTATGTCGGAGGAAGAATTCGTTACCACCACCAACTGGCTGAAGCCCGGCAACAAGGATGCGTATAAATGGCTGAATAAGCTGTACGCGGAAAAACTGATCAGCCCCGACTTTGCTTTGGACAAAACGGCTAAGCAGGCGGATGCCGACGTAACGAACGGCAAGGTAGGCTTCTATGGGGCCAACTGGGATTATCCGATGGTGCAAAAAATTCGCGAGCCGCTGAAACAAAATGCGCCGGACGCGAACTATGTTCCGATCGATGCCTTCAAGAACGCGGAAGGAAAATATATCAAAGAGACGTATAATGAAAACGGACTTTTCTCTTTTATTCCGAAAAGCAGCAAACATGCGGAACTGGCTATGAAGTATCTGAACTGGATGGCCGATCCGGAAGTGTTGTTCTTCCTGCAGTTCGGCGAAAAAGGCGTCAACCACACGATGGTAGACGGCATCCCGCAAGGGATTGCGCAAACCGGCGAAAATATGCAGATGAGCAATCTCAATCTGGATTATACGCTCGTTGTTAACGGCGCGGAGCTGGGCGACACCGAAAAGAATGTCAAAACGTACGCGGCAGCCTTGGCGACCGGAGATAAAGACTATGAGAAAATGGCTGTTGATTCCTATAAGATCAACACGACAGACGGCTATACCGGCTTTTACTATGGTGTCCCGAACGAAGCCAGCATCAAATACGGCAAAACGCTGGGTGATATGAACAAGCAAATGACGGATCGGCTGATTGTTGTCAAGCCGGCCGAATTCGACGCCTTGTATGACAAGCTGGTGAAAGAATATATGGACGCTGGCGGTAAAGCGGTTCAAGAAGAGAACGTGAAGCATTACAGAGAAATTAAAGAGAGCAGCAAGTAA
- a CDS encoding helix-turn-helix domain-containing protein, with translation MYKVMIIDDESWAIKGIRNAFDWDNYGFEIIGQFTSAYKAWDAILAEKPDLVFTDIRMPDLSGLDLMKRAKSHNLDTEFVVVSGYAEFKYAQEALRFGALNYFLKPLDVDMADSFIEELAMHFSKRSAARNQLLLDALTSPNEEEIKRYLPLPGSGEVCYYQVLSIDFAGGNKDFGKLLSLEEKPVTAVVVESGTSKRLIVLITEHKACLEELWDELVANNTGMNTVGVSSISSQLTHMSKLIKEADLSASQVFLNEIGRVVHYEPKVHLVKPCIEEINRIVREDQPGDMDAYLNGLQAYFKEQQLGMSEVVYLWNQAVGILINAYAEELKDMEMEFLNYSEIKERFEHFESLCSFLHDVLASITQGNNRPLQEGDIVSCFNRMVAYIDGHYEQKLYLKDLSAQFYINQVYCCQLFKKNLGKTFSKYVSELRIKKARELLRKTDLSIEEIAIQTGYVEYYYFNKVFKKHCGITPSKFRKSS, from the coding sequence ATGTACAAGGTCATGATTATTGATGATGAGTCGTGGGCGATTAAAGGAATTCGCAACGCCTTTGACTGGGATAATTACGGTTTTGAAATTATAGGCCAATTTACAAGCGCTTACAAAGCGTGGGATGCTATTCTAGCAGAGAAACCTGACTTGGTATTTACGGATATACGCATGCCGGACCTTTCCGGACTTGATCTCATGAAGAGAGCCAAATCGCATAATCTGGACACTGAGTTTGTCGTCGTTAGCGGATACGCGGAATTTAAATATGCCCAGGAAGCGCTGCGCTTCGGCGCGCTTAATTATTTCCTGAAGCCTTTGGATGTAGATATGGCAGATTCATTTATTGAGGAGCTTGCCATGCATTTCTCCAAAAGAAGCGCGGCACGCAATCAGCTCCTTCTGGATGCGCTGACCTCGCCCAATGAGGAGGAGATCAAACGTTATTTGCCTCTTCCGGGTAGCGGGGAGGTATGTTACTACCAAGTGCTTTCTATCGATTTCGCAGGCGGCAACAAGGATTTCGGAAAGCTGCTCTCTTTGGAAGAAAAGCCTGTTACGGCTGTGGTCGTTGAATCCGGAACGAGTAAAAGGCTGATTGTTCTGATAACGGAACATAAAGCTTGTTTGGAAGAACTTTGGGATGAATTAGTCGCGAACAATACTGGCATGAATACGGTGGGCGTCAGCAGCATTTCCAGTCAGCTAACGCATATGAGCAAGCTGATTAAAGAGGCGGATCTGTCTGCCTCACAGGTTTTTTTGAACGAAATTGGAAGGGTCGTTCATTACGAACCGAAGGTTCATTTGGTGAAACCATGTATCGAAGAGATTAATCGGATCGTTCGGGAGGACCAGCCTGGCGACATGGATGCGTACTTAAACGGGCTGCAGGCATACTTCAAAGAACAGCAGCTCGGCATGAGCGAGGTTGTCTACTTATGGAACCAGGCAGTCGGGATCCTTATAAACGCCTACGCCGAAGAATTGAAGGATATGGAAATGGAATTCCTCAATTATTCCGAGATTAAAGAACGATTCGAACACTTCGAATCTTTGTGCAGCTTTTTGCATGACGTCCTCGCTTCCATTACGCAAGGGAACAACCGACCGTTGCAGGAAGGGGACATTGTATCTTGCTTTAACCGAATGGTAGCCTATATCGACGGTCACTATGAACAGAAATTGTATTTGAAAGATTTGTCCGCCCAGTTCTATATTAATCAGGTGTATTGCTGTCAATTATTCAAGAAAAATTTGGGCAAAACCTTCTCCAAATACGTGTCGGAGCTCAGGATTAAGAAAGCCCGCGAGTTGTTGAGGAAAACGGACCTGTCGATCGAGGAGATCGCCATTCAGACTGGGTATGTGGAATACTACTATTTCAATAAGGTTTTCAAGAAACATTGCGGAATAACGCCTTCTAAATTCAGAAAAAGCAGTTAA